Proteins from one Ochotona princeps isolate mOchPri1 chromosome Y, mOchPri1.hap1, whole genome shotgun sequence genomic window:
- the LOC131478703 gene encoding histone-lysine N-methyltransferase PRDM7-like, which produces MNPENHHESKVHVVIGLPDSNGPLHNEISTKESSGTANYLNTTGSKKGQKAVFHPKEPNSSGQHSTQKLELRRKDENEEFQMYNLKGRKGQTYKEFSETENDDYLYCEKCQICFLKSCAAHGPPVFLKDNPVEKGHPSHTLLSVPPGLRIGPSSIPEAGLGVFNEASDLLLGLHFGPFEGKITEVEEEADSGYSWQVRSTSLSTKGRNSHEYVDGKDTSLANWMRYVNCACNDEEQNLVAFHYHRHIFYRTCQVIKAGCELLIWYGYENGQKLGIKGSNEKKKKGRKRKSSQQ; this is translated from the exons TCCAACGggcctttacataatgaaatcagtacgaaggaatcatcaggaacaGCAAATTACCTAAACACAACTGGCTCAAAGAAGGGCCAGAAAGCAGTGTTCCATCCTAAGGAACcaaacagctcaggacagcactctacacaaaaacttg aactcagaagaaaggatgagaatgaagaatttcagatgtacaacttgaaaggaagaaagggtcagacatacaaagagttcagtgagactgagaatgatgactacctgt ATTGTGAGAAGTGTCAGATATGcttcctgaagagctgtgctgctcatggacCTCCCGTGTTTCTAAAGGACAATCCAGTGGAAAAGGGACATCCTAGCCATACTCTCCTCAGTGTGCCTCCTGGACTTCGAATTGGCCCATCGAGCATTCCAGAGGCTGGGCTTggagtatttaatgaagcatctgatctgctattggggctgcactttggtccttttgagggcaagatcacagaagtggaagaggaagctgacagtgggtacagctggcaggtaagaagcacatccctttcca CCAAGGGCAGGAACAGCCATGAGTATGTGGATGGAAAGGATACTTCTTTGGCCAACTGGATGAG GTATGTGAACTGTGCCTGCAATGATgaggagcagaatttggtggCCTTCCATTACCACAGGCATATATTTTACCGCACCTGCCAGGTCATCAAAGCAGGCTGTGAGCTGCTAATATGGTATGGGTATGAAAATGGCCAGAAGCTGGGTATCAAGGgaagcaatgaaaagaaaaagaagggaagaaaaaggaagagctcaCAACAGTGA